Proteins encoded together in one Quercus lobata isolate SW786 chromosome 3, ValleyOak3.0 Primary Assembly, whole genome shotgun sequence window:
- the LOC115981714 gene encoding uncharacterized protein LOC115981714 isoform X2, with protein MSLEDNYPGKAKVIESDYAMEEDVQSQISWFPATPAKLQNVFVRRQLLNSSQASSAVSLSSSLDENKGVCDVNVALTTKGEERNSNGMERTDFGSLGMIDLNKSACDCEEVMENTSECAGGAAKGLDFLHSRESNKDPDAWDVPLANILSTDILSLLNVAPASQSSEHAVMEPVIESISNSFFLVSQSDSERQAESEEPAAHTSLHVEHDLSPGLSNWNNSNSPETHVLQYDSQPINGSNSTFSYQSEKQNVNESLQNGIDLNKRPRQRSKKKKYWPKVVCEGKPKRTPKPKMPEPTTPKCTSSETKMSKKRKYVRKSSLKNSVTPSDVMVNTSEDVVGEGTPKPMTPEPATPKRAMVTISVDVVAEKDKPKRTPKLKAPKPETPEHASSEKTVLKRRKYVRKSKASNLVVTSDKVIGEENYSVIKTCKRALSFDLENQSQDDSAMARATSHLQPQNSCRLSSSLDLENHLEEENISLLASQHQLQNYSGKIESAAPIHENRNHRELVTAEAEKPVLECCNQGTNHTGCQHNGMYVYKRKFQVNKCYINSRKLGPVFPKMWRKRRTRQGQRRKTYSDFWSEIPAKFIIQMQSMTAMNDISFKTKDTLCQPKVKTTKRRSDTRIRRHSFDDLIIRPYKIGTKKRSKGLTQRRNLSNLSAFHVYNHTQLSTHKILGSARQEQEIEISREPETCNDVFVNSEFHDAKPEGSLANDALLFGDNHEGTVAEMCTGDSSEFHYSKSDGSLTGDALFDSNLERTVTWTERGPSFVGNTMWTEMEPSFVNLCCHNETSANPREHEDFRLSSKSRDTQEKSIKSLLENFVLVGNGQTHLLEQDQNAYGPNNGPQTLIPFEEQEKIAHNPNRRHSTISTRDAYDQERSVMAMHLEMGPFPVNLGFNINKSEKSQLEHEHFLLPTKSKALQEERSDAHASELKCISSDGQALILMQEQRTHSPNSRHNTLVPYQEQGHNAHDPTNIHGTLVPYQGPFEPTKKRQQLVKVDLDPETMRVWKQLMDNGSSDGETKADEEKKKWWNEERNVFRGRVDAFVSRMHQIQGDRRFKPWKGSVVDSVVGVFLTQNVSDHLSSSAYISLASKFPSSDQKASNENLLKVDSIEYVAPAFDSEDGAHLEGTQDKGPVKDADAPCKSEDSFRVQTTDGSQLSYSCGSIPDLGTIYTPFSMGSSKDFSEPLQSEKTTLLQKSCSNKSNILSSNENTENEYTEPRGMDDEIRNLCDRINDLALNQGANESEISFFASNVEVDHLKILEDCKTGSVDHMSKNPTLMEDSCPEVVVQQKMPSKTQEATEVVSYTFDKPFFLPGCNLQGDCGIEKGPHTKNCHEGGRTNFQTEKIAANELESLVDEMVGKMEPTSDANSLNKKRRKGKNTNSKEKSSSGMVFEETKTTTRRVKNKKVEKEEEIDWDELRRTYSTTEPRSSNHMDSVDWEAVRCAENSEIATAIKDRGQQNIIAGRIKDFLNRVVTLHKSIDLEWLRNVPPDLAKKYLLEVNGLGLKSVECVRLLALQNIAFPVDTNVGRIAVRLGWVPLQPLPEELQIHLLEQYPLMDTIQKYLWPRLCNLDQPTLYELHYQLITFGKVFCTKRKPNCIACPMKGECKHFASAFASARRALPAPAEKSIATSMVPSTAENCNPVTNPTSLLLEPNQLQASENQTKNCEPIIEEPASPEPECTPIIEEPTSPELEYIELTERDIEDFSQDDPDEILTINLSGKKFTAHQNLDENNMSRALVALTAEAAFIRMPKLKNVSRLRTEHQVYVIPDFHPLLKGLDRRVNDDPCPYLLAIWTPGETANSFEPPKKRCNSQDGELCNEKTCFSCNSIREQNSNTIRGTILIPCQTAMRGSFPLNGTYFQVNEVFADNESSQNPINVPRELIWHLERRTAYFATSATTILRGLSIDEIRTCFIRGFICVRGFDRKTRAPRPLAKRFHRSTSMMGKSKTEE; from the exons ATGTCTTTAGAAGATAATTACCCGGGAAAAGCAAAAGTTATTGAATCTGACTATGCAATGGAAGAAGATGTTCAGTCACAGATCTCCTGGTTTCCAGCGACCCCTGCAAAGCTGCAGAATGTCTTTGTTAGAAGGCAATTGCTAAACAGTTCCCAAGCTTCTAGTGCGGTGTCTTTGAGTTCTTCCTTGGATGAAAACAAGGGTGTGTGTGATGTGAATGTGGCATTGACTACAAAGGGTGAGGAACGTAATTCTAATGGTATGGAACGCACAGATTTTGGTTCTTTGGGAATGATAGACTTGAACAAAAGTGCTTGTGACTGTGAAGAAGTAATGGAGAATACAAGTGAATGTGCTGGTGGAGCAGCTAAAGGCTTAGACTTTTTGCACTCTAGAGAGTCTAACAAAGATCCTGATGCTTGGGATGTACCGTTGGCAAATATCCTTTCTACGGACATCTTGAGTTTACTAAATGTAGCTCCAGCCTCTCAGTCATCTGAACATGCAGTAATGGAGCCTGTAATTGAGTCAATATCCAATagtttttttcttgtttcacaATCTGATAGTGAAAGACAAGCAGAATCAGAAGAGCCTGCCGCCCACACTTCTTTGCACGTAGAGCATGACCTCTCGCCTGGCTTAAGCAATTGGAACAATTCTAACAGCCCAGAAACTCATGTACTTCAAT ATGACTCTCAGCCCATCAATGGCTCGAATTCCACTTTTTCATATCAATCAGAGAAACAGAATGTGAATGAAAGTCTGCAAAATGGCATAGACTTGAACAAAAGGCCACGACAgagatccaaaaaaaagaaatattggCCCAAAGTGGTATGTGAAGGCAAACCCAAAAGGACTCCTAAACCTAAGATGCCAGAACCTACAACTCCAAAGTGCACTTCTTCGGAGACAAAAATGTCGAAGAAGAGGAAATATGTAAGGAAAAGCAGCCTCAAAAACTCGGTTACTCCCTCTGATGTGATGGTTAATACCTCTGAAGATGTGGTTGGAGAAGGGACTCCAAAACCTATGACACCAGAACCTGCAACTCCAAAGCGTGCTATGGTTACTATCTCTGTAGATGTGGTTGCAGAAAAGGACAAACCCAAAAGGACTCCAAAACTCAAGGCTCCAAAGCCTGAAACTCCAGAACATGCTTCTTCCGAGAAAACAGTGCTGAAGAGGAGGAAATATGTGAGGAAAAGCAAGGCTAGTAATTTGGTTGTCACCTCAGATAAGGTCATTGGAGAGGAAAATTATTCTGTCATTAAGACATGCAAGCGGGCTTTGAGTTTTGACTTAGAGAATCAGTCCCAAGATGATAGCGCCATGGCAAGAGCCACTTCCCATCTTCAACCTCAAAATTCATGCAGACTGAGTTCAAGTTTAgatttggaaaaccacttggAAGAAGAAAACATTTCTTTACTTGCTTCTCAACATCAACTCCAAAACTATAGTGGCAAAATTGAGAGTGCTGCTCCCATTCATGAAAACAGGAATCATAGAGAATTAGTTACCGCAGAAGCAGAGAAGCCAGTGTTAGAATGTTGTAACCAAGGAACAAATCATACTGGTTGTCAACACAATGGCATGTATGTTTACAAAAGGAAATTCCAAGTAAATAAATGTTATATCAATAGCAGAAAACTAGGTCCAGTTTTTCCTAAGATGTGGAGGAAAAGAAGGACCAGGCAGGGACAAAGAAGGAAGACATACAGTGATTTTTGGTCAGAAATCCCAGCCAAATTCATTATTCAAATGCAATCCATGACAGCCATGAATGATATAAGTTTCAAAACTAAAGATACATTGTGCCAACCCAAAGTTAAGACAACAAAAAGGAGGTCCGACACACGCATTCGTAGGCATAGCTTTGATGACTTAATTATACGTCCGTATAAAATTGGAACAAAAAAGAGATCCAAGGGGCTTACTCAAAGGAGGAACCTTTCTAACTTGTCTGCATTTCATGTCTATAATCATACTCAGTTATCCACACATAAAATACTTGGTAGTGCTAGGCAAGAACAAGAAATTGAGATTTCCCGTGAACCTGAAACTTGCAATGATGTTTTTGTCAATTCAGAGTTTCATGATGCAAAACCTGAAGGAAGCCTAGCTAATGATGCTTTATTATTTGGTGACAACCATGAAGGGACTGTAGCAGAGATGTGTACTGGTGACAGTTCAGAGTTTCATTATAGTAAAAGTGATGGAAGCCTAACCGGTGATGCTTTGTTTGACAGCAATCTGGAAAGGACTGTAACATGGACCGAGAGAGGACCTTCTTTTGTTGGCAATACTATGTGGACTGAGATGGAGCCCTCTTTTGTAAATTTATGTTGTCACAATGAAACTAGTGCAAACCCACGAGAACATGAGGATTTTCGACTCAGTTCAAAATCAAGAG ATACACAAGAAAAAAGCATCAAGTCccttcttgaaaattttgtgcTTGTCGGTAATGGACAAACTCATCTCCTGGAGCAAGACCAAAATGCATATGGTCCTAATAATGGGCCTCAAACACTAATTCCCTTTGAGGAACAAGAAAAAATTGCACATAACCCTAACAGAAGGCATAGCACTATCTCAACTAGGGATGCTTATGACCAGGAAAGGAGTGTAATGGCAATGCATCTTGAGATGGGACCCTTTCCTGTAAATTTGGGGTTTAATATTAACAAAAGTGAGAAAAGTCAATTGGAGCATGAGCATTTCTTGCTCCCTACCAAATCAAAAG CTCTGCAGGAAGAAAGAAGTGATGCCCACGCTTCGGAACTAAAGTGTATCAGTAGTGATGGACAAGCCCTAATTTTAATGCAAGAGCAGAGAACACATAGTCCTAACAGCAGGCACAATACTCTAGTTCCCTACCAGGAGCAAGGCCATAATGCACATGATCCTACCAACATACATGGCACACTAGTTCCCTATCAAGGGCCATTTGAGCCTACCAAAAAACGGCAACAACTTGTTAAAGTTGACCTTGATCCAGAGACAATGAGAGTTTGGAAGCAGCTAATGGATAACGGTTCTAGTGATGGTGAAACAAAAGCAgatgaggaaaagaagaaatggTGGAATGAAGAAAGGAATGTGTTCCGTGGACGGGTTGATGCATTTGTTTCCCGCATGCATCAAATCCAAG GGGATAGACGTTTCAAACCATGGAAAGGTTCAGTTGTGGACTCTGTGGTTGGAGTTTTTTTAACACAGAATGTGTCAGACCACCTttcaag TTCTGCCTACATTTCACTTGCCTCTAAGTTCCCATCAAGTGACCAGAAAGCAAGCAATGAAAATCTGCTGAAAGTTGATAGTATAGAATATGTTGCGCCAGCATTTGATTCAGAAG ATGGGGCTCACTTGGAAGGAACTCAAGACAAGGGGCCTGTCAAAGATGCAGATGCACCTTGTAAATCTGAAGACTCGTTTAGAGTGCAAACCACTGATGGAAGCCAGCTGTCATATTCCTGTGGATCCATACCAGATCTTGGAACAATATATACACCCTTTAGCATGGGAAGTTCCAAGGATTTTTCAGAGCCTCTACAGTCTGAAAAAACCACCTTACTGCAGAAATCATGTAGTAACAAAAGCAATATATTGTCAAGTAACGAGAACACTGAAAATGAATATACAGAACCAAGAGGAATGGATGATGAAATTAGAAACTTATGCGACAGAATAAATGACTTGGCACTTAACCAAGGTGCCAATGAATCTGAAATTTCCTTTTTCGCTTCAAATGTAGAAGTGGATCATCTGAAAATCTTGGAGGACTGCAAGACTGGGAGTGTAGACCACATGAGCAAAAACCCGACTCTTATGGAAGATTCCTGCCCTGAAGTTGTAGTTCAGCAGAAGATGCCATCAAAAACTCAAGAAGCAACTGAAGTTGTATCATATACATTTGATAAGCCTTTTTTTCTCCCAGGGTGCAACTTACAAGGTGATTGTGGGATAGAAAAAGGTCCACATACTAAAAATTGTCATGAAGGAGGAAGAACAAACTTTCAAACAGAAAAGATAGCTGCTAATGAGCTTGAAAGCTTGGTTGATGAAATGGTAGGAAAGATGGAGCCAACCAGTGATGCCAATTCCTTGAataagaaaaggagaaaagggaaaaatacaaactcaaaagaaaaatcttctTCTGGCATGGTGTTTGAGGAGACAAAGACAACTACTCGTAGAGTGAAGAATAAAAAGgttgaaaaggaagaagaaattgATTGGGATGAACTAAGGAGAACCTATTCCACTACTGAGCCAAGAAGCAGCAATCACATGGATTCTGTGGACTGGGAGGCGGTTAGATGTGCAGAAAATAGCGAGATTGCCACAGCCATCAAAGATCGTGGCCAGCAAAACATTATTGCGGGACGAATTAAG GACTTCCTTAACAGAGTGGTTACACTACATAAAAGCATCGACCTTGAATGGTTAAGAAATGTGCCACCTGATTTAGCAAA GAAATACCTTTTGGAAGTAAATGGACTGGGGTTGAAAAGTGTGGAGTGTGTACGACTTTTAGCACTTCAGAATATTGCCTTCCCA GTGGATACAAATGTTGGTCGGATAGCAGTGCGTCTAGGATGGGTCCCCCTCCAACCATTGCCTGAAGAACTCCAAATACATCTTCTAGAACA gtACCCACTTATGGATACCATTCAGAAATATCTATGGCCACGACTGTGTAACCTTGATCAACCAACATT GTATGAACTACATTATCAACTGATAACCTTTGGAAAG GTTTTCTGCACAAAGAGAAAACCGAATTGCATTGCTTGTCCAATGAAGGGAGAATGCAAACACTTCGCGAGCGCATTTGCAAG TGCGAGGCGTGCCCTACCAGCACCAGCAGAGAAAAGTATAGCAACTTCAATGGTTCCCAGTACAGCAGAAAACTGTAATCCAGTTACCAACCCAACATCGCTACTTCTTGAGCCCAACCAACTTCAAGCATCAGAGAATCAAACCAAGAACTGTGAACCTATCATTGAAGAGCCAGCATCACCAGAGCCTGAATGTACACCTATCATTGAAGAACCAACATCACCAGAGCTTGAATATATTGAATTAACAGAAAGGGACATTGAAGATTTCTCTCAGGATGATCCTGATGAAATTCTTACAATCAACCTCAGTGGTAAAAAGTTCACAGCACATCAGAATCTGGATGAGAATAACATGTCAAGAGCTTTAGTTGCTTTAACTGCAGAAGCTGCTTTCATCCGCATGCCCAAACTGAAGAATGTTAGCCGCTTAAGGACAGAGCATCAAGT CTATGTAATTCCAGATTTTCATCCACTTCTTAAAGGA CTTGATAGACGAGTAAATGATGATCCATGCCCATACCTTCTTGCCATATGGACACCAG GTGAAACTGCCAATTCATTTGAACCACCGAAGAAAAGATGCAATTCCCAGGATGGAGAACTCTGCAATGAGAAAACATGCTTTTCTTGCAACAGTATTCGAGAACAGAACTCCAACACAATTCGCGGAACaattttg ATACCCTGTCAAACGGCAATGAGAGGGAGCTTTCCACTGAATGGAACATACTTTCAAGTTAATGAG GTATTTGCTGATAATGAATCAAGCCAAAACCCAATAAATGTTCCTAGGGAATTGATATGGCATCTAGAAAGGCGAACTGCATACTTTGCAACTTCAGCAACAACAATACTTAGAG GTTTATCAATAGATGAAATTCGGACTTGCTTTATCAGAG GGTTTATTTGTGTGAGAGGATTTGACCGAAAAACAAGGGCTCCAAGACCTCTGGCAAAAAGATTCCACCGCTCAACAAGCATGATGGGAAAGTCAAAAACAGAGGAGTAG